The Deinococcus aquaedulcis genome segment GTGTACGGCGTGGACAGAATGTGACGCCATGCACGACGAAAATCCCACTTGGTCAGCTTGCTGACGCCAGACTGAAGCTCCGCTCTACGCCCGCTCAAGGGCCGCTCCAGACTGACTGAAGGTCACGTCATCTGCGCACGCCGCCCCCGGGGCACACTGCAAGGTATGGAACTGCTGTTTGCCCTGGCCGCGATTGCCCTGCCCCTGATCTCCATTCCCGTGATGTACCCCGGCCGCGTGCCCCAAGACGGGACGCCCGAGTGAGTTTCCCCACCGCTGAACCCTGCCGGGCACCCTTCCACGGGTGCCCGCTTCCGTTGGCTCATTCCCCTTCGCGCACTGCGTAGCGCTCGGCCAGGGCCAGCACGTCTTTGGGGTTCAGCACGCCTTTGAACCACACCACGCGGTCGCCAAAATCGCTGGGGTCCACGCCAGCCCGTTCCAGGTTCAGGCGCTCGCTCACGCACACGATCACGTCGCGGCGCCCAGCCTTGCGCAGCAGCTCGAATTTCTTGCGCAGATACTCTGGGCGCCAGTAGCCCACGATTTCCACCAGCACCGAGCGTTCTCCCTGCACCAGCCGGAAATCCGGCAGAATCACGCCGCCTGGTACCGGCACCAGGTCCACCTCGCGTTCCAGCTGCCAGGGCGTGTCCAGCTTGGCAAAGCGTTCGGTAAACCCCGATTCCAGGGCGCTGTCGTGCTCCTGCGGCGGGGCGTAGTGGCTGACGTACCCGTCCTCGCTGGTGAGCTGAAAGGACCACTCGGTGTCGGCAGGGTCCACCCACGCGAGGTCGCGCCGGGGTTTGAGGGTGGCACTCAGGTCCCATTTGGTCACATGCAGCAGCGCGGGCAGGAACTTGGCCATGCTCAGGCCGTAGCGCGTGGTCTGCCCGAACAGACTGGCGGGGCCGTCCAGCGTGAGGGTAAAGCCCAGGTTGGCGTCACCCTCCACGGTGGCCATCAGGCCAAAGAACTTCAGGTATTTCAGCAGTTGCTTGTAGCGCGCCGGTTCATTGCGCCGCGCGGTGATCACCAGTTCGGAGGCGCGGTAGAGGGTTCCTTGTGCCTGCGCCAGGTCGTAGCGGTGAATCAGTTCCAGGGGCGCGGGTGGCTCGAAGGCCACCAGGGTCTGCTGATCCGGCAGGTCGGCGTAGAGGGCGGCCGTCAGCTCATCCGGGCTCAGGGGCCGCTCCAGGCCCAGCGAGCGGCCCGCCTGTTCCAGCACCAGCGTGGTCGTGCGGCGGCTGGGCACGCCCGCCTGCGCCAGTTCGAACACGCGCGCGCGCACCACCCCTGGCTCCACGGGCCCGGCGGCCTCAAAGGTGCCCAGGTTGGTCAGCAGATGGGCCAGCCCGCGCAGCACCTTGAAATCCTGACGCCCCGCTTCGAGGGTGCGCAGTTCGTCGTCCAGCTCAAAGCGCCGCTTGCCGATGTGGGCTTCAAAAGCGCCGATCAGGGTTTCGGCCAGCGCGAGGTTCTGTGGGGTGGGTTTCAGGCGCCGGGGCTCCACCAGCCCGGCCTTGACCCGGAACATCAGCAGCTCAGTCGGAAGCATTGAGCACCCCGAAGTCGTCCTCGGCGGGGGCTTTCCACTGGCCCCGGCGCTGCTGGCTGACGCGCTCCTCGCTGGTGCCCTGGGTGATCACCTCGTACAGCACCGCCTGTTTGCCGGGCGCGCGGCGCAGAATCCGCCCCAGGCGCTGAATGTGCTCGCGCTCGGTGGCGGTGCCAGACAGCACCACCGCCACGCTGGCTTCGGGCACGTCCACGCCCTCGTTCAGCACGCGGCTGGTCACCAGCACCCGGTACGCCCCAGAGCGGAATTTTTCCAGCAGGGCGTGGCGCTCTTTCACCGGCGTCTGGTGCGTGATCGCCGGAATCAGGAACTCGCGGCTGATCCGGTACACGGTGGCGTTGTCGTCGGT includes the following:
- a CDS encoding DUF790 family protein, producing the protein MLPTELLMFRVKAGLVEPRRLKPTPQNLALAETLIGAFEAHIGKRRFELDDELRTLEAGRQDFKVLRGLAHLLTNLGTFEAAGPVEPGVVRARVFELAQAGVPSRRTTTLVLEQAGRSLGLERPLSPDELTAALYADLPDQQTLVAFEPPAPLELIHRYDLAQAQGTLYRASELVITARRNEPARYKQLLKYLKFFGLMATVEGDANLGFTLTLDGPASLFGQTTRYGLSMAKFLPALLHVTKWDLSATLKPRRDLAWVDPADTEWSFQLTSEDGYVSHYAPPQEHDSALESGFTERFAKLDTPWQLEREVDLVPVPGGVILPDFRLVQGERSVLVEIVGYWRPEYLRKKFELLRKAGRRDVIVCVSERLNLERAGVDPSDFGDRVVWFKGVLNPKDVLALAERYAVREGE